One part of the Acipenser ruthenus chromosome 55, fAciRut3.2 maternal haplotype, whole genome shotgun sequence genome encodes these proteins:
- the LOC131723391 gene encoding histone H3, translating to MARTKQTARKSTGGKAPRKQLATKAARKSAPATGGVKKPHRYRPGTVALREIRRYQKSTELLIRKLPFQRLVREIAQDFKTDLRFQSSAVMALQEASEAYLVGLFEDTNLCAIHAKRVTIMPKDIQLARRIRGERA from the coding sequence ATGGCAAGAACCAAGCAAACCGCTCGTAAGTCTACTGGAGGAAAGGCGCCCAGGAAGCAGCTCGCTACCAAGGCTGCCCGAAAGAGCGCCCCTGCTACCGGCGGCGTGAAGAAACCTCACCGTTACAGGCCCGGGACTGTGGCTCTCCGGGAGatccgccgctatcagaaatccaccgagcTGCTGATCCGCAAGCTGCCCTTTCAGCGGCTGGTCCGCgaaatcgctcaggatttcaagaccgacctgcgcttccagagctccgctgtCATGGCGCTGCAAgaggctagcgaggcttacctggtcgggctctttgaggacaccaacctgtgtgccattcacgccaagagagtcaccatcatgcccaaagacatccagctggcccgccgcATCCGAGGTGAACGCGCATAA